One Thermodesulfobacteriota bacterium genomic region harbors:
- the nusA gene encoding transcription termination factor NusA, with translation MAGYFGLNYVIEQVGKEKGIPKETIIKVLEEALLQTCKKKFGQHLDLEARYNEELDEIEIFQFKTVVENPKNTDTEISIEEAKKHDPECMVGDSIGIKLDTSALGRIAAQTAKQILLQKIRNVESEVAYNEYINRKGTIVSGIVQRVEKNHYVVNLGKAEAILPFRETIPGEVFKQRDRIKGYILDVEKGQRGCTILLSRTHPGFLIKLFEMEVPEIQEGIVKIKGAAREPGERAKIAVHSEDPDVDPIGACVGMKGSRVQAVVQELKGEKIDIVPWSPDPAKYVYNALAPAKVSKVYINEDEKSMEIVVSDDQLSLAIGKKGQNVRLASKLTGWRIDIVSESEVERSSKVVITELMEKLNINEILARILYDEYLREPEDIAKLTPEEMNKITSIAIDDCKNIIEKAKNYVSKTSHDRVE, from the coding sequence ATGGCTGGCTATTTTGGACTGAATTACGTGATAGAGCAGGTAGGGAAAGAGAAGGGCATCCCAAAGGAAACGATCATAAAAGTGTTGGAAGAAGCTCTGCTCCAGACTTGTAAAAAGAAGTTTGGGCAACATCTGGACCTTGAAGCGAGATATAACGAGGAGTTAGACGAAATTGAAATATTCCAATTCAAGACCGTTGTGGAAAATCCAAAAAATACCGACACTGAGATTTCTATCGAAGAGGCAAAGAAACATGATCCCGAATGTATGGTGGGGGATAGCATAGGGATAAAGCTTGATACTTCCGCCCTAGGTAGAATAGCGGCTCAGACGGCAAAGCAGATCTTGCTTCAAAAGATAAGGAATGTGGAGAGCGAGGTTGCCTATAACGAATACATAAATAGGAAAGGGACAATTGTATCTGGAATAGTACAAAGAGTCGAAAAGAACCACTACGTTGTCAACTTGGGAAAGGCAGAAGCGATTCTTCCTTTTAGAGAGACTATCCCAGGAGAAGTTTTCAAACAGAGAGACAGAATAAAGGGGTACATACTCGATGTGGAAAAGGGACAGAGGGGCTGTACGATACTTCTTTCTAGAACGCATCCCGGTTTCCTTATAAAGTTATTTGAGATGGAAGTCCCTGAAATTCAGGAAGGGATAGTAAAGATAAAAGGTGCAGCAAGAGAACCTGGTGAGAGAGCGAAAATTGCTGTGCACAGTGAGGATCCTGATGTGGACCCCATAGGAGCCTGTGTGGGTATGAAGGGATCTAGAGTCCAGGCAGTCGTTCAGGAGCTAAAAGGCGAAAAGATCGATATAGTTCCATGGAGTCCCGATCCGGCAAAGTACGTGTACAACGCACTGGCCCCGGCGAAGGTTTCTAAAGTTTACATAAATGAGGACGAAAAGTCGATGGAGATCGTGGTAAGCGATGATCAGCTATCGTTGGCGATAGGAAAGAAGGGGCAGAATGTTAGACTTGCATCGAAACTTACCGGATGGAGGATTGATATAGTTAGCGAATCTGAGGTGGAGAGGTCATCGAAGGTTGTGATAACTGAGCTTATGGAAAAACTGAACATAAACGAGATACTCGCACGGATACTTTACGACGAATATTTAAGAGAGCCAGAAGATATTGCCAAGCTGACCCCTGAAGAGATGAATAAAATCACGAGCATAGCTATAGATGATTGTAAAAACATAATTGAGAAAGCCAAGAACTACGTCTCTAAAACTTCCCATGACAGGGTGGAGTAA
- a CDS encoding tripartite tricarboxylate transporter TctB family protein — translation MKKGQIASLLFLLVGIYVLYVSFKLKIGFSSPGPGFLPFFSSSILIILSVVLYMKSKADEVPIYWKRPVLVFTLLFTYALVLELLGFLVATILFMIFIFALCGFKLPRSVIYSLSASFLSYIVFKILLQVPLPRGSLFGG, via the coding sequence ATGAAGAAAGGGCAGATAGCTTCGCTTCTTTTCCTACTGGTCGGTATCTACGTGCTTTATGTTTCGTTCAAGCTGAAGATCGGTTTTTCTTCGCCCGGACCTGGCTTTCTGCCCTTTTTTTCATCGTCGATACTCATTATTCTTTCGGTAGTCTTGTACATGAAGAGTAAAGCGGATGAGGTCCCAATTTACTGGAAAAGGCCTGTATTAGTCTTCACTCTCCTCTTTACGTATGCCTTGGTCCTTGAACTTTTAGGGTTTCTCGTAGCGACTATACTTTTTATGATCTTTATCTTTGCACTCTGCGGTTTTAAATTACCAAGATCGGTCATCTATTCTCTTTCGGCATCATTTCTATCATATATCGTTTTTAAGATCCTTCTTCAGGTGCCACTACCCCGAGGAAGCCTTTTTGGGGGTTGA
- a CDS encoding AMP-binding protein — MKYLRGFTPYPKEERLRYKKLGIWRGITFGDLIDRAADIYPRREALVDKDMRFTYSEVRERVNRLAVGFIELGIKKAERVLLQLPNWAEFVFAYFALQKIGAIPVLLIDRYRQYEISHLFKLTGAKTWIVPEAYGKTDYIPIIRDVLATTKGIKNVILVRSKNQNGFTSLERLLDTKIDESSLRLLEKRRPDPMQVAHMGPTGGTTGLPKVVPRTHNDYLCRVEYSAYALEMTLNDITLICAPIGHDMAFSMGLCTTLFSFGKVVMLDSTRAQDILPTIEKEKVTYTCWTPTFVARILEFEGLKDYDLSSLKKMYCGGGASSPKLVREAIEKLRCIYVNAYGGTEGMKAQTRLDDPLDIVERTVGKKVCPYDIYKIVDEKGNELPFGKQGELVIKGPCVFTGYYNAPEENEKVFTKDGFFRTGDLAMMDEEGNITITGRIKEMINRGGESISATEIENLILSHPKVALVAVIGMPDVTMGERVCAYIKPKEGETITFDEIIAHLKEKKASVLQFPERIEFVDSMPLTAANKIDKRALREDIKRKIGWKDE, encoded by the coding sequence ATGAAATATCTTCGAGGTTTTACTCCGTATCCAAAAGAAGAAAGACTAAGGTATAAAAAACTGGGTATATGGAGGGGGATCACATTTGGAGATTTGATTGACAGGGCGGCAGATATTTATCCGAGAAGAGAAGCCCTTGTCGATAAAGACATGAGGTTTACCTATTCTGAGGTTAGAGAGCGAGTGAATCGGCTCGCAGTTGGATTTATCGAGTTAGGCATAAAAAAGGCTGAAAGGGTTTTGCTTCAGTTACCGAACTGGGCCGAGTTCGTTTTCGCGTATTTCGCTCTTCAAAAGATAGGAGCAATCCCTGTGCTCCTCATAGACAGGTACAGGCAGTACGAAATTTCCCACCTCTTTAAACTTACGGGGGCTAAGACATGGATAGTACCTGAGGCTTATGGAAAGACCGATTACATACCCATAATAAGGGATGTTCTTGCCACAACGAAGGGCATAAAAAACGTTATACTCGTAAGAAGCAAGAATCAGAATGGGTTTACGAGCCTAGAAAGACTTTTAGATACGAAAATAGACGAATCTTCACTTAGGTTACTGGAGAAGAGAAGACCTGATCCTATGCAGGTAGCCCATATGGGTCCAACAGGAGGGACAACAGGTCTACCAAAGGTCGTCCCGAGAACGCACAATGACTACTTGTGCAGGGTTGAGTACTCTGCTTACGCCCTTGAGATGACATTAAATGATATAACTCTAATCTGCGCTCCCATTGGCCACGATATGGCCTTCAGCATGGGTCTTTGCACGACTCTTTTTTCGTTCGGAAAGGTTGTGATGTTGGACTCAACAAGAGCCCAAGACATACTCCCTACGATTGAAAAAGAAAAAGTAACATACACTTGCTGGACACCTACATTTGTCGCCAGAATCCTAGAGTTCGAAGGCCTAAAGGATTACGATCTGAGCTCGCTTAAAAAAATGTACTGCGGCGGTGGAGCAAGCTCGCCTAAGCTTGTGAGAGAGGCGATAGAGAAATTGAGATGTATTTACGTTAACGCATATGGCGGTACGGAAGGGATGAAAGCTCAGACGAGATTAGATGATCCACTGGATATTGTAGAGAGAACGGTGGGAAAGAAGGTCTGCCCATACGACATCTATAAAATTGTGGATGAGAAAGGAAACGAGCTTCCTTTTGGCAAACAGGGCGAGCTTGTCATAAAAGGTCCATGCGTCTTTACAGGTTATTACAACGCTCCTGAGGAAAATGAGAAAGTATTTACTAAAGATGGGTTTTTCAGAACCGGAGATTTGGCAATGATGGACGAGGAAGGAAACATAACAATAACAGGAAGGATAAAGGAGATGATAAATAGGGGTGGAGAGAGTATAAGTGCTACGGAGATAGAAAATCTCATATTAAGCCATCCGAAGGTTGCCCTTGTGGCGGTCATAGGAATGCCTGATGTGACGATGGGAGAGAGGGTCTGTGCCTACATAAAACCAAAGGAGGGGGAGACGATAACCTTTGATGAAATAATAGCCCATCTTAAAGAGAAGAAAGCTTCAGTTCTTCAGTTTCCCGAGCGAATAGAATTTGTGGATTCCATGCCCCTTACAGCGGCTAATAAGATAGATAAGAGGGCTTTGAGGGAAGACATAAAGAGAAAGATTGGCTGGAAGGACGAATGA
- a CDS encoding ferredoxin family protein, whose protein sequence is MPPVIEPELCSACGKCVDVCSEDVYFGSEKDSVPHVAYPEFCFHCRLCVEECPNGAIKLRIPLPLMLSYKRGGNHV, encoded by the coding sequence ATGCCTCCAGTGATAGAACCTGAGCTCTGTTCGGCCTGCGGAAAATGTGTTGATGTGTGCTCGGAAGATGTGTATTTTGGCAGCGAAAAAGACAGTGTCCCTCATGTTGCCTACCCGGAATTCTGCTTTCACTGTCGATTGTGTGTAGAGGAATGTCCGAACGGGGCTATAAAGCTTAGGATACCACTGCCTTTGATGTTATCCTATAAAAGGGGAGGGAACCATGTTTAA
- a CDS encoding tripartite tricarboxylate transporter substrate binding protein, with the protein MFKKILFILLLAFICGKVFAAGYPERPITVYVAFTAGGSMDLTTRALCSAAEKFLGTSFIIEYKPGGGGTVAPTLISTAKPDGYLLCAATSTGIIRAPHFQQVSFKPLASFTPIVAFASPQNATCVRKDAPWKTHAELVEYAKKNPGKLKYSSAGVGTAMHHAMEYVKFKDKLDIIHVPYPGSKDALVALLGGHVDICSSGPEHAPYVRSGEIRVLAYHQATRNPKHPEVPTLKELGYDFVNETVFSILGPAKMPDEVVRKLEDAFSKAKDSPEFKRVLDSLDMIPIFMGSKEYTEYLRTMWFKLEKTLKETGLIKESATRPY; encoded by the coding sequence ATGTTTAAAAAAATTCTCTTTATTTTGCTCTTAGCCTTTATTTGTGGAAAGGTTTTTGCCGCCGGATATCCGGAAAGACCTATAACTGTATATGTGGCATTCACAGCTGGTGGATCGATGGATCTTACAACGAGGGCCCTGTGCTCGGCTGCTGAAAAATTTTTGGGGACCAGTTTCATTATCGAGTATAAGCCTGGAGGTGGCGGAACAGTAGCACCTACCCTGATTTCGACCGCAAAACCTGACGGATACCTCCTTTGTGCTGCAACTAGTACAGGCATAATAAGGGCACCACACTTTCAGCAAGTGAGTTTCAAACCTTTAGCGAGCTTTACTCCAATTGTTGCGTTTGCGTCTCCACAGAATGCAACATGTGTGAGAAAAGACGCTCCCTGGAAGACTCATGCAGAGCTCGTGGAGTACGCAAAAAAGAATCCGGGCAAGCTAAAGTACAGCTCAGCCGGAGTTGGCACTGCCATGCACCATGCGATGGAATACGTGAAATTCAAAGATAAACTCGACATAATCCATGTCCCCTATCCCGGGTCAAAAGATGCTCTTGTTGCTCTCCTTGGAGGTCACGTGGATATCTGCTCTTCCGGACCGGAGCATGCTCCATATGTGAGATCGGGTGAGATCAGAGTACTTGCTTACCATCAGGCAACAAGAAATCCTAAGCATCCTGAAGTCCCTACTTTAAAGGAACTGGGATACGACTTTGTTAACGAAACGGTATTTTCTATTCTGGGCCCTGCAAAGATGCCTGATGAGGTGGTCAGAAAATTGGAGGATGCCTTTAGCAAGGCAAAAGATTCACCTGAGTTCAAGCGCGTTCTCGATAGTTTGGACATGATACCGATATTTATGGGATCGAAGGAGTACACGGAATATTTAAGGACCATGTGGTTCAAACTGGAAAAGACTCTGAAAGAAACCGGGCTTATTAAGGAATCGGCAACCAGACCGTACTAA
- a CDS encoding tripartite tricarboxylate transporter permease, with protein MVSDTLSSLIYGFSIALTPENLILCLAGATLGTLIGVLPGLGPVAAISILLPLTFKLPPAGSIIMLAGIYYGAMYGGSTTSILLNVPGEAASVITCLDGYQMARAGRAASALAIAAIGSFIAGTFGIIGLTLIAKPLVGLALRFGPCEYFALVLLGLTFVVYVSHGSRIKAFIMCVFGLILGCVGLDPITSAQRFTFGIPYLFEGLGIAQVAMGLFGIGEVLVNMERIVEPELVRTKIRNLFLTYRDWLEAKWAILRGSLVGFMLGLLPGGGPVVASFLAYGVEKRFSKSPEKFGSGAVEGVAAPESANNAAASTSFVPLLVLGIPPNVMLAVLFGAFLVHGIVPGPLLLKEKPDIFWGVISSMYIGNVMLLILNLPLIPLWVQILKISPRILYPLILLLCVIGAYSINNSVFDVYVVCVFGLIGYFLRKLEFEPAPLVLSMVLSKLLDLNMRQMLIAFQGDYLTLFRRPISLTIILVVLILVISAFKKKRK; from the coding sequence GTGGTAAGCGATACACTTTCTAGTTTGATTTATGGTTTTTCAATCGCACTGACCCCCGAAAATCTGATTTTGTGTTTGGCGGGAGCTACACTAGGAACCCTAATTGGGGTTTTGCCTGGTCTTGGGCCTGTTGCAGCCATTTCCATACTCCTTCCTTTGACATTCAAGTTACCGCCTGCCGGATCGATAATTATGCTTGCCGGGATATACTACGGGGCCATGTACGGCGGATCCACAACATCAATTCTTCTTAACGTCCCTGGCGAGGCGGCAAGTGTAATCACCTGTCTCGATGGCTACCAAATGGCAAGGGCTGGCCGCGCTGCATCTGCTTTAGCCATAGCCGCAATCGGTTCATTCATAGCCGGAACTTTTGGAATAATAGGGCTTACGCTTATCGCAAAACCCCTTGTGGGTTTAGCCTTAAGATTCGGTCCTTGTGAGTATTTTGCTTTGGTTTTGCTTGGACTCACTTTCGTCGTTTACGTCTCCCACGGCTCTAGGATAAAAGCTTTCATAATGTGTGTTTTTGGACTCATTCTTGGGTGTGTGGGACTCGATCCTATCACATCCGCACAGCGTTTCACCTTTGGCATTCCTTATCTTTTCGAGGGCTTAGGCATAGCACAGGTGGCAATGGGTCTTTTCGGAATAGGAGAAGTTCTCGTAAACATGGAAAGAATTGTAGAACCCGAGCTCGTAAGAACAAAGATCAGAAACCTCTTCCTCACTTACCGGGACTGGTTGGAGGCCAAATGGGCTATTCTTAGGGGCTCATTGGTCGGTTTTATGCTCGGTTTACTACCTGGTGGCGGACCAGTTGTGGCTTCATTTCTGGCATATGGCGTCGAGAAGAGGTTCTCAAAAAGTCCTGAGAAGTTTGGGTCTGGAGCAGTAGAAGGGGTTGCTGCGCCTGAATCTGCAAACAACGCAGCTGCTTCAACTTCTTTTGTCCCTCTTCTAGTGCTAGGTATTCCTCCCAACGTTATGCTTGCGGTCCTTTTTGGAGCTTTCCTCGTACACGGAATAGTTCCCGGTCCGCTTTTACTTAAAGAGAAACCGGACATCTTCTGGGGAGTAATAAGTAGCATGTACATCGGAAATGTGATGTTACTCATACTCAACCTTCCCCTTATCCCGCTTTGGGTTCAAATACTTAAGATATCACCCAGGATTCTTTACCCGCTCATTCTTCTTTTGTGTGTTATAGGGGCGTATAGTATAAATAACAGTGTGTTCGACGTTTACGTCGTTTGCGTCTTTGGGCTCATCGGCTATTTTTTGAGGAAGCTTGAGTTTGAACCTGCTCCATTGGTCTTGTCGATGGTTCTCTCGAAATTATTGGACCTCAACATGCGCCAGATGCTGATTGCGTTTCAGGGCGATTACCTGACCCTTTTTAGGCGACCAATTTCTCTCACCATAATTCTTGTCGTTTTGATCCTTGTGATCTCCGCTTTCAAGAAGAAGCGAAAATAA
- a CDS encoding ribosome maturation factor RimP, with protein MLKESGVKVGLTHFFSMGEMENPIVERIKDLVKPILEEEGIDLVEIEFRPKGKRWLLRLYIDKEGGINIGDCEKVSRELSTLLDVEDLIDHPYTLEVSSPGLTRQLKRAEEFKKYKGRLCRIITKRALDGRTDFLGEIGEVQKEGVELKGKDRSVIIPFEAIKKANLEFQI; from the coding sequence ATGTTAAAAGAATCAGGTGTCAAAGTGGGTTTAACCCACTTTTTTAGTATGGGAGAAATGGAAAATCCTATCGTTGAGAGGATTAAAGATCTGGTAAAACCTATCCTTGAAGAGGAAGGGATCGATCTCGTAGAGATAGAATTCAGGCCCAAAGGAAAGAGGTGGCTTCTAAGACTTTACATAGACAAAGAAGGCGGAATCAATATCGGTGACTGTGAAAAAGTAAGTAGAGAGCTTAGTACCCTTTTGGATGTGGAGGACTTAATAGACCATCCGTATACTCTGGAAGTCTCTTCTCCAGGTCTTACAAGGCAGCTAAAAAGGGCGGAAGAATTTAAAAAGTACAAGGGAAGGCTCTGTAGAATAATCACAAAAAGAGCCCTTGATGGAAGGACCGATTTTTTGGGCGAGATTGGTGAAGTACAAAAAGAGGGTGTGGAGTTGAAAGGGAAGGACAGATCCGTAATCATACCGTTTGAGGCAATAAAAAAGGCCAATTTAGAATTTCAGATTTAG
- a CDS encoding FAD-binding protein, producing the protein MVFSYPIEMYTTDVLCVGGGIAGLMAAISAKDKGADVIVIEKGNAEFSGRGRSGNDHFWCYIPEVHGADLDSFLKECLKGPKLAIMQSGTPPAVIKKFLEHSFEIVKVWDDWGIPMRNGKKWEFAGHSFPGEVFTHLKYRGKNQKKVLYRKAQERGVKIHNRVMAKDLIIEEDSPCAVLAIHTREEKIHVYVSRAVVLATGTTDRLYPPPVPGWLSSTPNCLTLTGDGRAMALRAGIDIVSPELPKRHMGPKYFARFGQATWVGVLKDGNGKPCGPYVKRPERLYGDMVLEARPDLPEILVRKGRGPVYMDMEGITDEDYEYMIEFFLHEGMASLLDHVKEEGIDLKKDKVEFMTYHLIPEGKIWIDTECRTSKPQVFAAGDEVMVGVGPAATLGWIAGQNAASLVNKVEKKESMILKELTARLQEFLAEIRNRKVGATWFEANICLQQIMWDYAGTLRYENLLCAGYENLKRLKEKFYKTATARNQWEVARVLEVFNLLDLAEIVFLGAIERKESRGFHKRMDYPFLDPSLNEKGLFFRKEDGKLVYTWKRI; encoded by the coding sequence ATGGTTTTTTCCTACCCCATAGAAATGTATACTACTGATGTATTGTGTGTTGGTGGTGGAATAGCTGGACTTATGGCTGCCATTTCAGCAAAAGACAAAGGCGCGGATGTGATTGTAATTGAAAAAGGCAATGCCGAATTCAGCGGTCGTGGAAGATCTGGAAACGATCATTTCTGGTGTTACATCCCTGAAGTACACGGAGCGGATCTTGACTCCTTTTTAAAAGAGTGTCTTAAAGGCCCGAAGCTTGCGATCATGCAATCTGGTACACCTCCTGCGGTGATAAAAAAATTTCTTGAACATTCATTTGAAATCGTAAAGGTGTGGGACGACTGGGGAATACCGATGAGGAATGGAAAGAAATGGGAATTTGCGGGCCATTCTTTTCCCGGGGAGGTTTTTACCCATCTAAAATACAGGGGCAAAAATCAAAAAAAGGTTCTTTACAGAAAGGCTCAGGAAAGGGGAGTGAAGATTCATAACAGAGTGATGGCAAAGGATTTGATCATAGAAGAAGACTCTCCGTGTGCGGTTTTGGCGATTCATACGAGGGAAGAAAAGATTCATGTGTATGTTTCCAGGGCTGTTGTTCTTGCAACGGGAACGACAGATAGGCTATACCCTCCTCCAGTACCTGGTTGGCTCTCCAGCACCCCTAATTGCCTAACATTGACAGGGGATGGCAGGGCAATGGCGCTCAGGGCGGGCATAGATATAGTGAGTCCCGAATTGCCAAAAAGGCACATGGGACCTAAGTACTTTGCCAGGTTTGGGCAGGCAACTTGGGTTGGAGTGCTAAAGGACGGGAACGGTAAACCCTGCGGCCCATACGTTAAGAGGCCAGAAAGGTTGTACGGTGATATGGTACTCGAGGCAAGGCCAGATTTGCCTGAAATATTAGTTCGAAAAGGAAGAGGCCCTGTCTATATGGATATGGAGGGCATAACCGATGAAGACTACGAATACATGATTGAATTTTTCTTACACGAAGGGATGGCTTCTCTTCTCGATCACGTAAAAGAAGAAGGGATTGACCTCAAAAAGGACAAGGTAGAATTCATGACGTATCATCTAATTCCTGAAGGGAAAATATGGATAGATACAGAATGTAGGACTTCAAAGCCACAAGTCTTTGCAGCCGGTGATGAGGTAATGGTCGGAGTGGGGCCTGCGGCAACACTTGGCTGGATTGCCGGACAAAATGCGGCAAGCCTGGTAAATAAGGTGGAAAAAAAGGAATCTATGATACTCAAGGAGCTTACAGCGCGTCTTCAGGAATTTTTGGCAGAAATTAGAAACAGAAAAGTTGGGGCTACTTGGTTTGAGGCCAATATATGTCTTCAACAGATAATGTGGGACTATGCGGGAACTTTGAGGTATGAAAACCTTCTCTGTGCTGGATACGAGAATTTGAAAAGGCTAAAAGAAAAATTTTACAAGACCGCCACTGCCAGAAATCAATGGGAAGTTGCAAGAGTACTAGAGGTATTTAACCTTCTTGATCTTGCGGAAATTGTATTTTTAGGTGCGATCGAGAGAAAGGAAAGTAGAGGCTTTCATAAGAGGATGGATTATCCTTTCCTAGATCCTAGCTTAAACGAGAAAGGGCTTTTCTTCCGCAAAGAGGATGGAAAATTAGTATACACTTGGAAAAGAATCTGA
- a CDS encoding amidohydrolase, with protein MKIDIFNHVMLPKYKEALYKYADRFPTEKAVQDKRPILTDFYGRIKKMEKYEGYKQVISTTMPPIEEVVSDPDEALRLARICNDEMAELVENYPDRFVGAIANIPLNNISIAIEETKRAIEKLKFKGIQIYTRVLGKPLSSEELFPLYKLMADYDLPIWIHPMRSSSEPDYAVEQFSYHQIFSIFGWPFETAKAMTRLVFSGIFERLPNIKFITHHAGGMIPYLSNRIVVHYDNGLERLGLKFFPGLKKHPIEYYRMFYADTALNGNPLALRCALEFFGEDHLLFGTDMPYDVENGDISIRSTIEALESMIDSHSVKEKVFYKNAQRILKLN; from the coding sequence ATGAAGATAGATATCTTTAATCACGTCATGCTTCCTAAGTACAAGGAAGCTCTTTACAAATACGCCGATAGGTTTCCTACCGAAAAGGCGGTGCAAGATAAACGTCCTATCCTTACCGACTTTTATGGAAGGATAAAAAAAATGGAAAAGTACGAAGGATACAAACAGGTTATCTCGACGACGATGCCTCCCATCGAAGAGGTAGTTAGCGACCCCGATGAGGCTTTGCGTCTCGCACGTATATGTAACGATGAAATGGCAGAACTAGTAGAGAATTATCCTGACAGATTTGTGGGAGCCATCGCAAATATCCCACTTAACAACATAAGTATCGCTATTGAGGAGACAAAGAGGGCTATAGAAAAGCTTAAATTTAAAGGTATTCAGATCTACACTAGGGTTCTTGGAAAACCACTAAGTTCTGAAGAGCTCTTTCCGCTTTACAAACTTATGGCAGATTATGATCTTCCCATCTGGATACATCCCATGAGAAGCTCTAGTGAGCCCGATTACGCCGTAGAGCAATTCTCTTACCACCAGATATTTTCGATATTTGGATGGCCTTTTGAAACTGCAAAAGCCATGACGAGGCTTGTATTTTCTGGCATATTTGAGCGTCTACCAAACATCAAATTTATAACTCATCATGCCGGTGGTATGATACCTTATCTTTCGAATCGCATAGTTGTCCATTACGACAATGGACTGGAACGGCTCGGACTCAAGTTTTTTCCTGGTTTAAAAAAACATCCGATCGAATACTATAGGATGTTCTATGCGGATACTGCACTGAATGGAAATCCTCTGGCTTTAAGATGCGCCCTTGAGTTCTTTGGCGAAGATCATCTCCTTTTTGGAACTGACATGCCGTACGATGTGGAAAATGGCGATATATCAATCCGTTCCACCATTGAGGCTTTGGAGAGTATGATAGACTCACACTCTGTAAAGGAAAAGGTCTTTTACAAAAACGCCCAAAGGATCCTTAAGTTAAACTAA